In one Juglans regia cultivar Chandler chromosome 11, Walnut 2.0, whole genome shotgun sequence genomic region, the following are encoded:
- the LOC109021937 gene encoding autophagy-related protein 18h, translating to MKSHANNKSNGSSTNNYHHHSNGFIPNSLKFLSSCIKTASSGVRSASASVAASISGDNHENKDQVLWTGFDRLELGPSAFKRVLLLGYSNGFQVLDVEDASNFNELVSKRDDPVTFLQMQPLPAKSEGHEGFRASHPLLLVVACDESKSSSPMQSARDGLVRDHFTEPQTGSNVLSPNAVRFYSLRSHNYVHVLRFRSTVYIVRCSPQVVAVGLAAQIYCFDALTLENKFSVLTYPVPQLGGQGMVGVNIGYGPMAVGPRWLAYASNNPLVSNTGRLSPQSLTPPGVSPSTSPGSGSLMARYAMESSKQLAAGLINLGDMGYKTFSKYCHELIPDGSNSPVSSNSSWKVGRLVSHSTETDNAGMVVVKDFVSRAVVSQFRAHTSPISALCFDPSGTLLVTASIHGNNINIFRIMPPPSRNGSFTQPHDWSSSYVHLYKLHRGMTSAVIQDICFSHFSQWIAIVSSRGTCHIFALSPFGGETVLQIHNSDVDGPTLLPVISPPWWSTPSFMINQQSFSPLPPAPVILSVISRIKNSQSGWLNQVSNAASSAAGKVSIPSGATAAVFHSSLPHDLLPSPLKVNALENLLVYTPCGYTIQYKLLPSMGGEPSDAVSRTGPSSSLHVQDEELRLKVEPVQWWDVCRRSDWLEREECISGIALGRQETADMVMDSSDCEDNHVGNKEFVKPNERSHLYLSNAEVQISSGRIPIWQKSKISFCAMSHLGTNGQNENHTGGEIEIEKVSVHQIEIRQRDLLPLFDHFLRIQSDCSDRSFVGGRSSSLSSDSHVAKEKFSEDAIICHSKLVSLSADENSDGLSGESYTSIAQSRNNTNVEKGGRSVLSSPLLNKSSINKDSIPISAKQPTTGLSLVQDSNFSNSLSTLTSDSISANRTIAKEIQSSNNGGFGEFSNISSNRSDLSMNIIDEGLVHNSLDFEQFFQEGYCKASPLTDCRDTTEVATDVDSSSSPCDREKSEEDGDNDDMLGGVFAFSEEG from the exons ATGAAGAGCCACGCCAATAACAAATCCAACGGCAGCAGCACCAACAACTACCACCACCACTCCAATGGCTTTATCCCTAATTCTCTGAAATTTTTATCCTCTTGTATCAAAACCGCATCTTCCGGAGTCCGCTCCGCCAGCGCCTCCGTCGCCGCCTCAATCTCCGGAGACAACCATGAAAACAAAGACCAG GTATTATGGACTGGCTTTGACAGATTAGAGCTTGGTCCCTCTGCCTTTAAACGTGTTCTCTTACTCGGTTATTCGAATGGCTTTCAAGTCCTTGATGTTGAAGATGCCTCTAACTTCAATGAACTTGTTTCAAAGCGGGATGATCCTGTTACATTTTTACAGATGCAGCCACTCCCTGCAAAGTCTGAGGGTCATGAAGGATTTAGAGCATCACATCCTTTACTCTTGGTTGTTGCATGTGATGAATCAAAGAGCTCATCTCCTATGCAAAGTGCAAGAGACGGGTTGGTCAGGGATCACTTTACCGAACCTCAAACAGGAAGCAATGTTCTGTCTCCGAATGCAGTTCGGTTTTACTCACTAAGATCTCATAATTATGTCCATGTTCTGAGATTCAGGTCAACTGTGTATATAGTTAGATGCAGTCCTCAAGTAGTGGCTGTGGGCCTTGCAGCACAA ATATACTGCTTTGACGCACTCACACTTGAGAATAAATTCAGTGTCCTCACCTATCCCGTTCCTCAATTGGGAGGCCAAGGAATGGTTGGGGTTAATATTGGCTATGGACCCATGGCTGTGGGACCCAGGTGGTTGGCTTATGCCTCCAACAATCCATTGGTCTCGAACACAGGTCGCCTCAGTCCACAAAGCCTTACTCCTCCTGGGGTCAGCCCATCAACATCACCTGGCAGTGGAAGTCTCATGGCTCGTTATGCCATGGAGTCTAGCAAGCAGTTAGCAGCTGGATTAATCAATCTGGGTGACATGGGGTacaaaactttttcaaaatattgtcATGAGCTTATACCTGATGGGTCTAATTCTCCTGTATCATCAAACTCAAGTTGGAAAGTTGGCCGGCTTGTATCACATTCGACAGAAACTGACAATGCTGGGATG GTTGTTGTCAAAGATTTTGTTTCCAGAGCTGTTGTATCACAGTTTAGAGCCCATACTAGTCCAATTTCTGCTCTGTGTTTTGACCCTAGTGGGACACTTCTAGTTACTGCTTCAATACATGGGAACAATATAAACATTTTCCGGAtaatgccgcccccctcacgaAATGGATCATTCACTCAACCACATGATTGGAGCTCTTCTTATGTGCACCTTTACAAGCTCCACCGTGGCATGACATCAGCT GTGATTCAAGACATTTGTTTTAGTCATTTTAGTCAGTGGATTGCCATTGTTTCGTCTAGGGGCACTTGCCATATATTTGCTCTCTCTCCTTTTGGTGGTGAGACTGTGCTCCAAATACATAACTCTGATGTTGATGGTCCTACCCTTCTGCCTGTTATATCTCCTCCATGGTGGTCCACTCCATCCTTCATGATAAACCAACAATCTTTTTCTCCCCTGCCACCCGCACCCGTAATCCTCTCTGTGATTAGCAGAATAAAAAATAGTCAGTCTGGGTGGCTCAACCAAGTTAGTAATGCTGCATCTTCTGCAGCAGGAAAGGTCTCCATTCCATCGGGTGCTACTGCTGCTGTTTTTCATAGTTCATTGCCTCATGATCTGCTACCTAGTCCCTTGAAAGTCAATGCTTTGGAGAACCTATTGGTTTACACCCCATGTGGTTATACAATTCAATATAAACTACTCCCATCAATGGGAGGAGAACCAAGTGATGCTGTGTCGAGAACTGGGCCAAGTTCTTCATTGCACGTACAAGATGAGGAGTTGCGATTAAAAGTTGAACCTGTTCAGTGGTGGGATGTTTGCAGAAGAAGTGATTGGTTAGAAAGAGAGGAATGCATCTCTGGGATTGCTCTTGGCAGACAAGAAACTGCAGACATGGTCATGGATAGTTCTGACTGTGAGGATAATCATGTTGGAAATAAGGAGTTTGTAAAGCCCAATGAACGATCTCACTTGTATCTTTCCAATGCAGAGGTGCAGATTAGCTCAGGGAGGATACCAATCTGGCAAAAATCTAAG ATATCCTTCTGTGCGATGAGTCATCTGGGAACTAATGGGCAGAATGAGAATCATACTGGAGGAGAGATTGAAATAGAGAAGGTTTCTGTTCATCAGATTGAAATTAGGCAGAGAGATTTATTGCCTCTTTTTGATCATTTCCTCAGGATTCAGTCTGATTGTAGTGACAG GAGCTTTGTTGGGGGAAGAAGCTCTAGTTTATCTTCTGATTCTCATGTAGCTAAAGAAAAGTTTTCTGAAGATGCTATTATTTGCCACTCAAAGTTGGTATCACTTAGTGCAGATGAAAACTCAGATG GATTATCTGGGGAATCATATACATCCATTGCCCAATCTAGGAATAATACGAATGTGGAGAAAGGAGGGAGATCTGTTTTATCATCACCTCTGCTGAATAAAAGCTCTATTAACAAAGATAGTATACCGATTTCTGCCAAACAACCTACAACTGGTCTTTCTCTGGTTCAGGATAGTAATTTCTCTAATAGTCTATCTACTTTAACGAGTGATTCAATTTCTGCCAATAGAACTATTGCAAAGGAAATTCAATCATCAAACAATGGCGGGTTCGgtgaattttcaaatataagcTCCAACCGCTCTGATTTGAGTATGAATATTATTGATGAGGGACTGGTTCATAACTCTCTAGACTTTGAGCAATTTTTTCAAGAGGGTTATTGTAAAGCATCACCTTTGACTGATTGCCGTGATACAACTGAAGTTGCCACTGATGTGGACAGCAGCAGTAGTCCTTGTGATAGGGAGAAATCTGAGGAAGATGGCGACAATGATGACATGCTTGGTGGTGTATTTGCCTTCTCAGAGGAAG GTTGA